ATTATGGATAATAAACTAACAGAAAACAACATCCTGGAACAGGAAAATAAACTTTACAACGCAATCAAAGATGGGAATATCACCGCTCTTGACCAGTTGCTGCATGATGACCTGTTGTTTATTCTTCCAAGCGGGGAAACCATAACCAAGGAGAATGATCTGGATACTTATCGCGATGGAGCATTAAAGGTGGACGAACTTCTACCGG
This region of Pedobacter steynii genomic DNA includes:
- a CDS encoding nuclear transport factor 2 family protein, with amino-acid sequence MDNKLTENNILEQENKLYNAIKDGNITALDQLLHDDLLFILPSGETITKENDLDTYRDGALKVDELLPEIENLNIIDDLAVITLTMKLKGKFNDVPFEGNYRYIRFWKKFGDGIKVVGGSGRAI